The Stigmatella ashevillena genomic sequence CGAGCATGTCGCGCGCCAGCTCCGGGCGACCGGAGGCCAGCGCCCCGCGCCCGTTGAAGTAGCTGTCCCAGCCGAACATCTGCACGAACCGTCCCCCCGGGACGATGTACGGGCGCGGAAGGTAGGCCATGCCCGGCTCGCGCATGAGCCGCACCCAGTCCGCTTGCGTCTTCGGCGGGGACAGCGGCACCACGTCCAGGCCCGTGCGCACCGCCTGGGAGCGCAGCTTCTTGAGCGCCTTGCGGTCCGCCGCGGGCACGTACACGCGCCGCCGACCGTCCGGGCTCTTCACCGGCATCACCTTCAGCGCCGCCTCCAGCTCCTCCACGCGGTCCGAGCGCCGGACGAGCCCCTCCCACCCTTGATCAATCATCCGCCGCAGCGCCGCGGTGCGCCGCTCCAGCAGCCGGGTGGCGGGAAGTCCGGGCAGCTCACCGCGCCCCTGGAGGATCTCCTCGGCCAGCACGTCCGCGGCGTGCGACAGCCGCTCCGCGCCGGACAGCTCCAGGCGCACGCCCGGGCCCAGCAGGAAGTCCACCGCGAAGCGCAGGTTGCTCGAGCGCGCGCGCTCGGCATCCTTGGCGGTGATGCGCCCATCCCGATCGAGATCCAACGCCATCAACACCTCGTACGCCAGGCGCGCCGTGAACGGGCTGGGCGACAAAGGGCTGGGTGTGGGCATGGCGAGCGCCCCAGGGGCGCGGCCAGGCTCGACGGAGAGGGCAGACACAGGCGCTGCCCCCAGCGAGTGGGACAGCCAAGAACGAGACGGAGGGAAAGACGACATCCGGGAATCACCTCGCGCAACGGCTTTCACCGTACACGAGTTTCCCCATTCCTCATCACTGGCTTCGCGCGTTCTCTCGCAGGCCTTCTATTGCTCCGAACCCCAAATATTGGGACTCAAATTGTTCCACCGCCACGGGCCTTCCGTTCCAGTGCCGCGGCGGCCTCGAGCAATCCCAGTGCATGCCGGACGGGCTCATGGAGCGGGGAGCCTTTGAAGGGAATCCTCTCACCCGGTGGCACGCCCTGGAGGCCCCCAGGCTTTCGCGGCTCGGAGGCCGCGAGGAGCTTGGCGAAGCCAAACCCCTGGAGGCGGTCGCGCGCCGCATCTGCTCCTGACAGACACCCCAGGTTCTTCTCCCGCGCGAGGCCCACCCACCGCCGCAGTTGCTCCAGGGCCGCGGCCTTGCTCGGAGGAGACGGATCGAGCATCAGGCACACGCCCATGCGCCGCCACACCTTCTGTGCCTCCCACTTCGGGAACGCCTGCGAGAGGTGCCGGTGCATGCCCTGCAAGGCCCTCAAGAACCCCTCATCGGCCTCAGGGGGAGACGTCTGGCCCCAGGCCTTTACCCGGCCGTTGATCAGCGACGGCTCGATGCCGGACCGGGACAGTGCGCGGAGGAACCGGATGCCCGCCTCATGGAAGCCCTCGGGCGCGCCGGGAGCGCCCTCCACCGGCAGGGTGTAGGAGACCTTCAGCTCCGGGCGCGCGTCACGCAGCAGCGAGAGGGCCGCGAGGTGCCGCGCCGGGCCCGCGGTCCCTTCGAGAAAGCCCACCTCGAAGGCGAAGTCGAGGTGCCGCACCCCCTGGTGGCGGAGAATCGCCTCGTAGAGGGCGGCGATCTTCTGCACGTCGGTCTCCTCGGCTTCGAGCGGCACGCTCGAGGCACCACCGAAGGACAGGATGGCGGTGCCCCCTCGGGCCTGGAACGCCTGGAGGTCCACCCGGTTGTAGGGGGACACGGCGGCGTCGCCCGAATGCTCCCGCGCGTCTTCCGAATCGGTCACCGACATGCGGCCGCCCCAGTACACCTTCTTGTCCCCTTGGGGGATGGCCCCCAGAGACCCGAGGAAGAAGCCCTCCAGCCCGGACTCGGCTTGATAGGTGGCGCACTTCGGGGTGGGCCAGGCGGTGAGGTCCACGAACAGGGCCCGCGGCACATCCCAATCACCGGGCTCCGGCGATGGCTTCGCCGCCCGCGATTCCCGCTCCCGCGCCGGATCCGCGCAGAGGCCATTGACCTTGAACCCATGGGGAAGCGGCCCCAGCGCCTTGCCGTTTCCCCTGACGCCCACCGTGAACTCCTGCGACTCGCCGTCCAGGAGCCTGCGCTTCTCGGCCACCAGGCGGCCTTCGAGGGTGGTGCCCTTCTGGACCCAGTCGAGTCCGTAGCCAGGGTTGACCTGCTGATCCAAGGCGATCTCGAAGGCAATTACCGGGTTGTCCAGCACCGCGCCGGAGACGTTGGTCACCGTGACCTTGAACTGCGACCACCACAGGTTCCCCCCCGGCAACCACTCGGCGCGGGCAACGACGCGTTCTTTTCCGATCATCCGCTCTTGCCTCTCATCCCAGGTTTTCGTTCCCAAGGGCTGGCGTTGTGGCATGAGCGGGGAGCAGGAGGGATTGTCCGGCCGCCAGGGCCCACTGTTGGGCGCGCATCACCCGGCGTAGACTTCGCTTTCGCATTTCCTCCAGGGAGAACTCGTGAAGGATCTGGACGACATCCTCCGCGCTCACGCCCGCGCCCCGGGCCCGTATGTGCTGGCCACGGTGGTGGCCGTCGCGGGCTCGGCATACCGGCGGCCGGGCGCACGCATGCTGATGGCGGAGAGTGGCTGGCTGGCCGGTGGGGTGAGCGGCGGCTGCCTGGAAGGAGACATCGTGCGCAAGGCCTTCTTCTGGACAGCCCAGGGCCCTCACCTGCTGCGCTACGACTCCACGGGCGAGGGCGACGACGAGGGCAGCCTGTCCTTCGCGCTCGGGTGCAACGGCGTGGTGGACGTCCTGCTGGAGCGCTGGGAGCCGGGACCGGAGGATGCGCTCGCCTTCGCCGCGGAGGCACGGCGGCAGGAGAAACGCGCGGCGGTGGCCACGGTGTACCGGGGGCCTGCCCACGCGGTGGGGGCGAAGCTGCTGCTGCGCGAGGATGGCGTGGAGGCCAGTCCCCTGTCCGGCCTGCTGCGCGAGGCGGTGCGCGCGGCCGCCCAGGAAGCCCTCCAAGAGGGGCGCACCTGGAGCGGCCCTTGCGGCGGTGCGGACGTGCTGGTGGAGGTGGTGGAGCCCCCCGCGCGGGTGGTGCTCTTCGGCGGCGGCTTCGACGTGGTGCCCATGGTGGCGCAAGCCGCGGGCCTGGGCTGGCATGTGACGGTGGTGGCCGACAAGCCGCTCGACACGCTGAAGCGGCGCTTTCCCCGCGCCCACGCGGTGGTGGCCTCCAAAGCCAGCGAGGTGCTGGACAAAGTCGTCCTCACCCCGCGCACGCTGGCGGTGATGATGACCCACAGCCTGCCGCAGGACACCCATCTGCTTCCCCAGTTGCTGTCCCGGCCCCTGCGCTACCTGGGGGTGCTGGGGCCTCGCTCCCGCATGGACCGGCTGCTCGCGGAGCTGCCCTTCAAGCCCACCCCCGCGCAGCTCGAGCCCCTGCACTCCCCCGTGGGGTTGGACCTGGGCGCGGAAGGGGCGGACGAGGTGGCCCTCTCCATCGTGGCCGAGTTGCGCGCCGTCCTCTCAGAGCGTGAGGGGGGCAAGCTGCGCGAGCGCCAGGCGCCCATTCACGCAGCGGCCCCGCCGCAAGCGCGGAGGCTCGCGTGACGGTGGGCGCGGTGGTGCTGGCCGCAGGGGGCTCCTCCCGGCTGGGACAGCCCAAGCAACTCCTCCACCATGAAGGCCGGACGCTGGTGCGGCGCACCACCGAGACCGCCCTGGCCGCGGGCCTGTCCCCCGTGGTGGTGGTGCTGGGCGCACACCGCGAGGCCGTGGCCACGGCGCTGGCCGGACTGCCGGTGAACCTCGTCCACAACCCAGACTGGGCGGCGGGCCTGGGCGGCTCGCTGCGGGTGGGCCTGCGGGCCCTGCCCCCCGAGTCCGTGGACGCAGCCCTGGTGCTCCTGTGCGATCAGCTCCGCGTGGACGCGCCGCACCTGAGCGCCCTGGTAGACACCTTCTCGCGCACCCAGGCCCCCATCGTGGCGTCGGGTTACGCGGGGGCCCGGGGCGTGCCCGCGCTGTTCTCCCGGGCGCTCTTCGCGGAGTTGGAGGCGCTCGCACCCGAGGAAGGCGCACGGCGGGTGATTGCGCATGAGCCCTCGCGCGTGGTGGAGGTGGCGCTGGCGGGCGGCGCCGAGGACGTGGACACCGCCGCGGACCTCTCGCGCCTTACCGGAGCTCCGCGGGGGTGACGCCCCCTCGGTTGCCCTCCAGGTAGGCGTTGAGCGCCTGCCAGGACTGGAACGCCACGGGCTCCTGGGCGAGCGCGCTTGGGTAGGTGTCGCCCTGGTGGGTGTGGAGCCGCAGCGACCACCGGCCTGGCAACAGGGCCACCCCTTCCACCTCGGCCAGCTCCACGCGCTGGAGCGTGACGATGTGCGAGGGGAACAGGTAGTGCAGCAACACCTCCTCCTCGTTCAGCTCCACCCGGTAGAAGCCGCTCAGCAGCGTGGCGTACACCGTGCCAAACAGGAGCGAGAACAGCAGCAGGCTGGCCACCGTCGCCACCGAGCCACGCACCAGGGGCTCCTCGCGAAACACGGCCCGGCTGCCCGAGGCGCGCACCAACACCGCATAGAGGCCCGCCGCGAGCCCCAACGACAGGACGAGGAAGACCACACAGGCCACCCTCGCCCCTGATGCACTGACCAACTCGTACACCGCCGTTGCTCCTGACCGCATGTCGCACGCTCCGCGCCCAAGGACGCACGGGTGCCCCCGCGCTGACGGGGGGCTGCACAATACCCCCCCCCTCTGACGCCCCTTCTCGTTAGAGAGTTAATCCTCGCGGCGCGTTCCGGCTTCAGTTCACGTAGCTCGGCAGCATGGGCAGCCCGTGGAAGAAGCGGCGCCCGCTCTCGAATTGCCGGGTGAACGTGGTGCGATCATGCAGGAACACCTCCGCCATCATCTCCTCGCCCGCATCCCGGAAAAAGGCCGCGCGGGCCGCGTCACAGGCCGTTTCGTACTCGAGAACCAGTGCCTCCCACTCTTCCGGGATTTCGTCCGGAGCCCAGAACTCGTCCTCCCTCAGCCCCGAGTCGCGCTCCAGCGCCTCCAGTTCGCCGCTCAGCGCGCGCACACGGGCATCCGCGGCGAGCGCCTCGTCCGCCATGGCCAGCAGGATGTGGGCGACCAGGAAGAACCCCGCGTCGGCCGGCACTGTGCCCGTGTCCCTCGCCTCCCGGAACGCCACCAGCAACTGAGCGTCCAGCCCGGCATCGTCCAGGTCCTCGGCCAGGTGGCGCGTGAGCTGCCGCAGCTCATCCTCGACTTCGCTGGGTGTTTCCGGCGGGTGAGGTTTTCCCCACGGTGTCTTCTTCATGGTTTCTCCAGGCCGATTGCCCACAGCATCTCACGGGGCTCCGACGTTTCCGGCCCACGGAGGGACTCCCAAAGAGGCGCCCCAAACGGCTCCCAGAGAAGAGACACTGGAAGGAGGCCATTGGGTTCAACACCCGCTGTACGTGAACCGCCCACGGGACATTGCATTCCGGGGCCGGGGGCACGCCTACAGCGGAGTCTCCCGAGCGGTGAGGCCCAGCGGCCAATGACAATTCAACACAACGTGCCACCGCACGGACGAGATCTGCATTTCCACCCCCCACGTACCTGCGAGCCAAGATTCCGTCTGTGAATCTGGCCCTGACCAGCGAAGCCCCAGCGTGAGGCAGGAATGCCACGGACTCCATGGGCCCAACGGGGGTCTGTCTCTCCCCAAACGCTTCCTTCGAGAGGAAAGAACACATGTCCGAGCCCATCCTCGGCGAAATCCGGATGTTCGCAGGCAGCTCCGCCCCCAAGGGGTGGGCGTTGTGCAATGGGCAGTTGCTGCCCATTTCCCTGCACCCCTCACTCTTCTCGCTCCTGGGGACGAGTTACGGCGGCGACGGGCGGGACACGTTCGCGCTGCCGGACCTACGGGGCCGCCTGCCCATGCACTGGGGGACGGGCCCTGGCCTCTCCCCCCGCACGGTGGGTGCGCGCGGGGGCACGGAGGCCGTGACGTTGACCTCCAGCCAGATGCCCTCCCATGCGCACAAGCTCTCCGCCTTCGCGGGCGAGGGGGATGCCAGCGTGCCCGAGGGCTGCGTCCCCGCGGTGCTCGTGAACGCCTCCAGCCACCAGCCGGCGAACCTCTACAGCGGGGTACCCAACACCAGCATGAGCCCCAAGGCCATCGGCGTCGCGGGGGGAGGCCAGCCCCATGACAACCTGCCGCCCTTTCAGTGCGTGAGCTTCATCATCGCCATCCAGGGCATGTTCCTGTC encodes the following:
- a CDS encoding nucleotidyltransferase family protein, giving the protein MTVGAVVLAAGGSSRLGQPKQLLHHEGRTLVRRTTETALAAGLSPVVVVLGAHREAVATALAGLPVNLVHNPDWAAGLGGSLRVGLRALPPESVDAALVLLCDQLRVDAPHLSALVDTFSRTQAPIVASGYAGARGVPALFSRALFAELEALAPEEGARRVIAHEPSRVVEVALAGGAEDVDTAADLSRLTGAPRG
- a CDS encoding XdhC family protein; this encodes MKDLDDILRAHARAPGPYVLATVVAVAGSAYRRPGARMLMAESGWLAGGVSGGCLEGDIVRKAFFWTAQGPHLLRYDSTGEGDDEGSLSFALGCNGVVDVLLERWEPGPEDALAFAAEARRQEKRAAVATVYRGPAHAVGAKLLLREDGVEASPLSGLLREAVRAAAQEALQEGRTWSGPCGGADVLVEVVEPPARVVLFGGGFDVVPMVAQAAGLGWHVTVVADKPLDTLKRRFPRAHAVVASKASEVLDKVVLTPRTLAVMMTHSLPQDTHLLPQLLSRPLRYLGVLGPRSRMDRLLAELPFKPTPAQLEPLHSPVGLDLGAEGADEVALSIVAELRAVLSEREGGKLRERQAPIHAAAPPQARRLA
- a CDS encoding phage tail protein, whose protein sequence is MSEPILGEIRMFAGSSAPKGWALCNGQLLPISLHPSLFSLLGTSYGGDGRDTFALPDLRGRLPMHWGTGPGLSPRTVGARGGTEAVTLTSSQMPSHAHKLSAFAGEGDASVPEGCVPAVLVNASSHQPANLYSGVPNTSMSPKAIGVAGGGQPHDNLPPFQCVSFIIAIQGMFLSNG